From a region of the Actinomadura luzonensis genome:
- a CDS encoding TetR/AcrR family transcriptional regulator, translated as MTRSAFLRARRPEHKEQRRQAILDAARELAAASGVRNVSLGAVAEAVGLAKSNIVRYFGTREEIYLQLLTEEWHAWAAAVADRLLPGPRPDAAEAVTALAETLVARPLFCDLLSHNSTTLEHNVSVPAAHAFKRTVVGLIAELGARVAPAAGLTPTEAAELVGAAAGLAGMLYPAANPSPTLAQVYAQDPELAATCPPFLPTLVRALRALAAGLPTLR; from the coding sequence ATGACACGATCGGCTTTCCTCCGGGCCCGCCGGCCCGAGCACAAGGAGCAGCGACGCCAGGCCATCCTCGACGCCGCCCGCGAGCTCGCCGCCGCCTCCGGCGTGCGCAACGTCAGCCTGGGCGCGGTGGCGGAAGCGGTCGGCCTGGCGAAGTCCAACATCGTGCGCTATTTCGGCACCCGGGAGGAGATCTACCTCCAGTTGCTCACCGAGGAGTGGCACGCGTGGGCGGCGGCCGTCGCCGACCGCCTGCTCCCCGGCCCCCGCCCTGACGCGGCGGAGGCCGTGACGGCTCTCGCGGAGACGCTGGTGGCGCGCCCGCTCTTCTGCGACCTGCTCAGCCACAACTCCACCACCCTGGAGCACAACGTCTCCGTCCCGGCCGCGCACGCCTTCAAGCGCACGGTGGTCGGGCTGATCGCCGAGCTGGGCGCGCGCGTCGCGCCGGCGGCCGGGCTGACGCCCACCGAGGCCGCCGAGCTGGTGGGCGCCGCCGCCGGTCTCGCCGGGATGCTCTACCCGGCCGCCAACCCCTCCCCCACTCTCGCCCAGGTCTACGCGCAGGACCCCGAGCTGGCCGCCACGTGCCCGCCCTTCCTGCCCACGCTCGTCCGCGCGCTGCGGGCGCTCGCCGCCGGGCTGCCCACGCTGCGCTGA
- a CDS encoding zinc-binding dehydrogenase, with amino-acid sequence MRAIQVASFGGPEVLEPVEVPEPRAGAGQVVVGMAVADVIFLDTLLRGGWGQEFFPRELPYVPGGGGAGEVVEVGEGVDPAWVGRRVVVRTSSGYAERVVAGVEEVTPIPDGLGYETAAALLHDGATAIMMDRLGAPEKGEWVLVSAAAGGAGTLLVQLAVEAGARVVAAASSERKLALARDLGAEAVVDYTRPDWVGRVRETTGGGAQLVYDGAGGALGSAAVEAVADGGRFVTYGTSDGFAAPDQEAAERRGVRLVFPLLDGPPKPDAVREVLEEALRRGAEGRLRPVIGATYPLERAADAHLALAARATVGKSLLVI; translated from the coding sequence ATGCGTGCGATTCAGGTGGCCTCGTTCGGGGGGCCGGAAGTGCTGGAGCCGGTGGAGGTGCCCGAGCCGCGGGCCGGGGCCGGGCAGGTCGTGGTCGGCATGGCGGTGGCGGACGTGATCTTCCTGGACACGCTGCTGCGCGGCGGGTGGGGCCAGGAGTTCTTCCCGCGGGAGCTGCCGTACGTGCCGGGCGGCGGCGGGGCCGGCGAGGTGGTCGAGGTCGGCGAGGGCGTGGACCCGGCGTGGGTCGGGCGGCGGGTCGTGGTGCGGACCAGCAGCGGGTACGCCGAGCGGGTCGTCGCCGGGGTCGAGGAGGTCACCCCGATCCCGGACGGTCTCGGGTACGAGACGGCGGCGGCGCTCCTCCACGACGGCGCGACCGCGATCATGATGGACCGGCTCGGCGCTCCGGAGAAGGGCGAATGGGTGCTGGTGTCCGCGGCGGCCGGCGGCGCGGGGACGCTGCTGGTGCAGCTCGCCGTCGAGGCGGGCGCGCGGGTGGTGGCGGCGGCCTCCAGCGAGCGCAAGCTGGCGCTGGCCCGGGACCTGGGCGCGGAGGCCGTGGTGGACTACACGCGTCCGGACTGGGTCGGACGCGTGCGTGAGACGACCGGCGGCGGGGCTCAGCTCGTGTACGACGGGGCGGGCGGCGCGCTCGGCTCGGCGGCCGTGGAGGCGGTGGCCGACGGCGGGCGGTTCGTCACGTACGGGACGAGTGACGGGTTCGCCGCGCCCGACCAGGAGGCGGCGGAGCGGCGCGGCGTCCGGCTGGTCTTCCCGCTGCTGGACGGCCCGCCCAAGCCGGACGCCGTGCGGGAGGTGCTGGAGGAGGCGCTGCGGCGGGGCGCCGAGGGGCGGCTGCGGCCGGTGATCGGGGCGACGTACCCGCTGGAGCGGGCGGCCGACGCGCATCTCGCGCTGGCCGCCCGCGCCACGGTGGGCAAGTCGCTCCTGGTGATCTAG
- a CDS encoding nuclear transport factor 2 family protein has translation MTRPPVPPFTEETARIKVQAAEDAWNTRDPDRVALAYTEDSVWRNRGEFLRGRDEIRAFLRRKWDRELDYALRKELWAVLGDRIAVRFQYECRDADGQWWRSYGNEQWEFDADGLMRRREASIDDVRIDESERRIRGPRAGAEPPLPLR, from the coding sequence ATGACCCGCCCGCCCGTCCCGCCGTTCACCGAGGAGACCGCCCGGATCAAGGTCCAGGCCGCCGAGGACGCCTGGAACACCCGCGACCCCGACCGCGTCGCGCTCGCGTACACCGAGGACTCCGTGTGGCGCAACCGCGGCGAGTTCCTGCGCGGCCGCGACGAGATCCGCGCGTTCCTCCGCCGCAAGTGGGACAGGGAGCTGGACTACGCGCTGCGCAAGGAGCTGTGGGCGGTGCTCGGCGACCGCATCGCCGTGCGCTTCCAGTACGAGTGCCGCGACGCCGACGGCCAGTGGTGGCGCAGCTACGGCAACGAGCAGTGGGAGTTCGACGCCGACGGGCTGATGCGGCGGCGCGAGGCCAGCATCGACGACGTCCGCATCGACGAGTCGGAGCGCCGCATCCGCGGGCCGCGCGCGGGCGCGGAGCCGCCGCTGCCGCTCAGGTGA
- a CDS encoding TetR/AcrR family transcriptional regulator — MEHAERVLAAAAELFYRRGVRAVGMDEVRAASGVSLKRLYQCYPSKEALVVAYLERRDERWMSSLTGYVAARPDKIPAVFDWLERWFGEDGFRGCGFVNAYGELGAESAAVRDAVRRHKRRLRDYLRGLAAEAGAADPDLRAEQLLVLIDGATAVAMVETPERAAAAARAAAALTAPCPA, encoded by the coding sequence ATGGAACACGCCGAGCGGGTCCTCGCCGCGGCCGCCGAGCTGTTCTACCGGCGCGGCGTCCGCGCGGTCGGCATGGACGAGGTCCGCGCCGCCTCCGGCGTGTCGCTCAAGCGGCTCTACCAGTGCTACCCGTCGAAGGAGGCGCTGGTGGTGGCGTACCTGGAGCGGCGGGACGAGCGCTGGATGTCCTCGCTGACCGGCTACGTCGCCGCCCGCCCCGACAAGATCCCCGCCGTGTTCGACTGGCTGGAGCGGTGGTTCGGCGAGGACGGCTTCCGCGGCTGCGGCTTCGTCAACGCCTACGGCGAGCTCGGCGCCGAGTCCGCGGCCGTCCGCGACGCCGTCCGCCGGCACAAGCGGCGGCTGCGCGACTACCTGCGCGGCCTGGCCGCCGAGGCCGGCGCGGCGGACCCCGACCTGCGCGCCGAGCAGCTGCTCGTGCTGATCGACGGGGCCACCGCCGTCGCCATGGTCGAGACCCCGGAGCGGGCCGCGGCGGCGGCGCGGGCCGCCGCCGCGCTCACAGCACCTTGTCCAGCGTGA
- a CDS encoding FAD binding domain-containing protein: protein MKPFAYLKPADVDEAVRAVAGGPGVKFLGGGTNLVDLMREGIERPDTVVDLAALPLDEVHDLPGGGLRVGALVRNSALAADRRVAARYPVLAEAILAGASAQLRNMATVGGNLLQRTRCPYFYDREAACNKREPGAGCDAFGGFNRSHAILGVSGSCIATHPSDLCVALAALDAVVEARSVRGVRRIPFTEFHLPPGDTPHVETVLAADELITAVELPPPPAPSRYRKVRDRASYAFALVSVAAALEVRDGTVTGVRLALGGVATVPWRAREAERLLLGGPAGEEAFRRAAEAELAPAAVLPGNAFKSRLARATITATLRDLMEETA, encoded by the coding sequence GTGAAGCCCTTCGCCTACCTGAAGCCCGCCGACGTCGACGAGGCCGTGCGCGCCGTCGCCGGCGGCCCCGGCGTGAAGTTCCTCGGCGGCGGCACCAACCTGGTCGACCTCATGCGCGAGGGCATCGAGCGCCCCGACACCGTCGTGGACCTCGCCGCGCTGCCCCTCGACGAGGTGCACGACCTGCCCGGCGGCGGCCTCCGCGTCGGCGCGCTGGTGCGCAACAGCGCGCTCGCCGCCGACCGGCGGGTGGCGGCCCGCTACCCGGTGCTGGCCGAGGCGATCCTGGCCGGGGCCTCGGCGCAGCTCCGCAACATGGCGACCGTGGGCGGCAACCTGCTCCAGCGCACCCGGTGCCCCTACTTCTACGACCGCGAGGCGGCCTGCAACAAGCGCGAGCCGGGTGCCGGCTGCGACGCCTTCGGCGGCTTCAACCGCTCGCACGCCATCCTCGGCGTGAGCGGGAGCTGCATCGCCACGCACCCGTCCGACCTGTGCGTCGCGCTGGCCGCCCTCGACGCCGTCGTGGAGGCCCGCAGCGTGCGCGGCGTGCGGCGGATCCCGTTCACCGAGTTCCACCTGCCGCCCGGCGACACGCCGCACGTGGAGACCGTGCTGGCCGCCGACGAGCTGATCACGGCGGTCGAGCTGCCGCCCCCGCCCGCGCCCTCCCGTTACCGCAAGGTCCGCGACCGGGCGTCGTACGCGTTCGCGCTGGTCTCCGTCGCCGCCGCGCTGGAGGTGCGGGACGGGACGGTGACCGGGGTCCGGCTGGCGCTCGGCGGCGTGGCGACCGTGCCGTGGCGGGCCAGGGAGGCCGAGCGGCTGCTGCTCGGCGGGCCGGCCGGCGAGGAGGCGTTCCGGCGGGCGGCCGAGGCCGAGCTGGCGCCCGCCGCCGTCCTTCCCGGCAACGCGTTCAAGTCCCGCCTGGCCCGCGCCACGATCACGGCCACGCTGCGCGACCTGATGGAGGAGACGGCATGA
- a CDS encoding ArsB/NhaD family transporter — MTAWAAVAAFLTAYTLIATEKVHRVAAALGGAAVMLLVHATDAGAAFFSAAAGIDWNVIFLLLGMMIIVGVLRRTGVFEFLAIWAAKRARGRPFRLMALLILITAGASALLDNVTTVLLVAPVTFLVCERLALPVAPFLIVEAMASNIGGTATLIGDPPNIIIAGRGGLGFNDFLAHLTPLIVVLVCAFAALCRWLFRDVLRHDPGRAAEIMTLDEREAIADRRLLRQSLAVLALVLAAFVLHPVLHYEPSVVALLGAGVLVAATRVTTEEALREVEWPTLVFFAGLFVMVGALVETGVIRRLSEAAASATGGRLAVTTMVLLWASTGLSAVVDNIPYVAAMSPVVADLVQANGGPGPARVLWWALALGADLGGNATAVGAAANVVVIGIAARNGTPIGFWRFTRYGLVVTLVTVALSVPYLWLRYLLT; from the coding sequence GTGACGGCCTGGGCGGCGGTGGCCGCCTTCCTGACGGCGTACACGCTGATCGCCACCGAGAAGGTGCACCGGGTGGCGGCGGCGCTCGGCGGGGCCGCGGTCATGTTGCTGGTCCACGCCACCGACGCGGGCGCGGCCTTCTTCTCGGCGGCGGCCGGGATCGACTGGAACGTCATCTTCCTGCTGCTCGGCATGATGATCATCGTCGGGGTGCTCAGGCGGACCGGCGTCTTCGAGTTCCTCGCGATCTGGGCCGCCAAGCGGGCGCGCGGCCGGCCGTTCCGGCTCATGGCGCTGCTCATCCTCATCACCGCCGGCGCGTCGGCGCTGCTCGACAACGTCACGACGGTGCTGCTCGTCGCGCCGGTCACGTTCCTGGTGTGCGAGCGGCTGGCGCTGCCGGTGGCGCCGTTCCTCATCGTGGAGGCCATGGCCTCGAACATCGGCGGCACCGCCACGCTCATCGGCGACCCGCCGAACATCATCATCGCCGGCCGCGGCGGGCTGGGCTTCAACGACTTCCTCGCCCACCTGACGCCGCTGATCGTGGTGCTGGTGTGCGCGTTCGCCGCGTTGTGCCGGTGGCTGTTCCGCGACGTCCTCCGCCACGACCCCGGCCGTGCCGCCGAGATCATGACGCTGGACGAGCGGGAGGCCATCGCCGACCGCCGGCTGCTGCGGCAGTCGCTCGCGGTGCTGGCGCTGGTGCTGGCGGCGTTCGTGCTGCATCCGGTGCTGCACTACGAGCCGTCCGTGGTGGCGCTGCTCGGCGCCGGGGTGCTGGTGGCGGCGACCCGGGTGACCACCGAGGAGGCGCTGCGCGAGGTGGAGTGGCCGACGCTGGTCTTCTTCGCCGGGCTGTTCGTGATGGTCGGGGCGCTGGTGGAGACCGGGGTGATCCGGCGGCTGTCCGAGGCCGCGGCGTCGGCCACCGGCGGCCGGCTCGCGGTGACCACGATGGTGCTGCTCTGGGCCTCGACGGGGCTGTCGGCGGTCGTGGACAACATCCCGTACGTGGCCGCCATGAGCCCCGTCGTGGCCGACCTGGTCCAGGCCAACGGCGGCCCAGGACCGGCGCGGGTGCTCTGGTGGGCCCTCGCGCTCGGGGCCGACCTGGGCGGCAACGCCACGGCCGTCGGGGCGGCGGCCAACGTCGTCGTCATCGGCATCGCCGCCCGCAACGGCACGCCGATCGGCTTCTGGCGGTTCACCAGGTACGGCCTCGTGGTGACGCTGGTGACCGTGGCGTTGTCGGTGCCGTACCTGTGGCTGCGCTACCTGCTCACCTGA
- a CDS encoding pectate lyase family protein, whose protein sequence is MNAWGQNGTTGGAGGPTAEVDTAPPANAVHNVIVRNLTSGGSPYVTVSWNHTHDHTKNMLLGHDDSNAAQDAVARLKVTHHHDWFDRTPQRNPRVRFGEPVSDHYTGPAARCAARNNVFADESGTPDCSGAVQESGAYYAYTLDDPATVPAKVQAGAGVGRIGR, encoded by the coding sequence GTGAACGCCTGGGGGCAGAACGGCACCACGGGCGGCGCGGGCGGCCCGACCGCCGAGGTGGACACCGCGCCCCCCGCGAACGCCGTCCACAACGTCATCGTCCGTAACCTGACCTCAGGCGGCTCCCCGTACGTGACCGTCTCCTGGAACCACACCCACGACCACACCAAGAACATGCTGCTCGGCCACGACGACTCCAACGCCGCCCAGGACGCCGTCGCCCGCCTGAAGGTCACCCACCACCACGACTGGTTCGACCGCACCCCGCAGCGCAACCCGCGCGTGCGCTTCGGCGAGCCGGTCTCCGACCACTACACCGGGCCCGCCGCACGCTGCGCGGCCCGCAACAACGTCTTCGCGGACGAGTCGGGCACGCCCGACTGCAGCGGCGCCGTCCAGGAATCGGGCGCCTACTACGCCTACACGCTCGACGACCCCGCCACCGTCCCCGCGAAGGTCCAGGCGGGCGCCGGCGTCGGCCGGATCGGCCGCTAG
- a CDS encoding (2Fe-2S)-binding protein, producing the protein MRVNGSDEKLDVEPWVSLADLLRDRLGLTGVKKGCDQGACGACTVLADGMRINSCLALAVQYAGKEITTVEGVTPHPLQEAFVRHDGLQCGYCTPGQICSAIGLLAEQDDPATLDEAAIRERMSGNLCRCGAYNGIVAAITEVARS; encoded by the coding sequence ATGCGGGTGAACGGCTCCGACGAGAAACTCGACGTCGAGCCCTGGGTGAGCCTGGCGGACCTGCTGCGCGACCGGCTGGGCCTGACCGGCGTGAAGAAGGGCTGCGACCAGGGCGCGTGCGGCGCGTGCACGGTCCTCGCCGACGGGATGCGGATCAACTCCTGCCTCGCGCTGGCCGTCCAGTACGCCGGCAAGGAGATCACCACCGTCGAGGGGGTGACCCCGCACCCCCTCCAGGAGGCGTTCGTCCGCCACGACGGCCTTCAGTGCGGCTACTGCACGCCGGGCCAGATCTGCTCGGCCATCGGCCTGCTGGCCGAGCAGGACGACCCCGCCACCCTGGACGAGGCCGCGATCAGGGAGCGGATGAGCGGCAACCTGTGCCGCTGCGGCGCCTACAACGGCATCGTCGCCGCGATCACCGAGGTGGCCCGGTCGTGA
- a CDS encoding xanthine dehydrogenase family protein molybdopterin-binding subunit encodes MTTTAERTTGAEKYVGQPVDRRDGRAKVTGEARFAAEHPYPGLAHAALVPAAIARGRITAIDTAAARAVPGVIEVLTHENAAPMKPPRAFTPLDLSTFVSATSVNYLATDEVHWNGQPVAVVVAETPQAAGYAATLVRPAYQELPAVVDFAAEEPNAVPQKGNLLQEATADKGDALAALAAAPVKVDLRFTTPPYHHNAIEPHATTAVWDGDRLTVHESTQNIAWLRKHLAQRFEVPERNVRVLSPYVGGGFGGKAMVWAGTLLAVLAARAVGRPVRLALSRAAVYRTVGGRTPSTQRVALGADADGRLTAIVHTSVSRTGRVGGMPEPITSATRHLYAAPNIHLRQHLVQLDLVSNTAMRAPGEAIGTFALESAVDELAWQLGLDPIELRMRNEPERDPVDGKRFTRRLVREAYALGAERFGWSGREPRAGAMRDGRWLVGMGVATAYHPSMVLAASATVRLDAAGRVVVRCGMQEMGMGATTVQAQIAADELGVPLSSVRVEYGDSDLPDSPGAGGSMQTASVAAAVLAACDKLKRSVLALARRAPGSPLRGQRISRVVARDGGLFHGAAGETYAAILARAGREHVTAEVKANMPVLLARTLLERRRWVKAACGAHFCEVRVDADTGEVRVSRWLGVFDVGRVINAKTAASQLRGGIVMGLGMALAEETLVDPRTGRIVNPGLADYHVPVHADVPRIDVHYLDEPDPRMPLGLVGIGEVSIAGVAAAVANAVRHATGKRVLDLPITLDKVL; translated from the coding sequence ATGACCACCACCGCCGAACGGACGACCGGCGCCGAGAAGTACGTCGGGCAGCCCGTCGACCGCCGCGACGGCCGGGCCAAGGTCACCGGCGAGGCCCGCTTCGCCGCCGAGCACCCCTACCCCGGCCTGGCGCACGCCGCCCTCGTGCCCGCCGCGATCGCGCGCGGCCGGATCACCGCGATCGACACGGCGGCGGCCAGGGCGGTCCCCGGCGTGATCGAGGTGCTCACCCACGAGAACGCCGCGCCCATGAAGCCGCCGCGCGCGTTCACCCCGCTCGACCTCAGCACGTTCGTCTCGGCCACGTCCGTCAACTACCTGGCCACCGACGAGGTGCACTGGAACGGCCAGCCGGTCGCGGTCGTGGTCGCCGAGACGCCGCAGGCCGCCGGGTACGCGGCGACGCTGGTGCGGCCCGCGTACCAGGAGCTGCCCGCCGTGGTGGACTTCGCCGCCGAGGAGCCGAACGCGGTGCCGCAGAAGGGCAACCTGCTCCAGGAGGCCACGGCCGACAAGGGCGACGCCCTGGCGGCGCTGGCGGCCGCCCCGGTCAAGGTGGACCTGCGGTTCACCACGCCGCCGTACCACCACAACGCCATCGAGCCGCACGCCACCACCGCCGTCTGGGACGGCGACCGGCTGACCGTGCACGAGAGCACGCAGAACATCGCGTGGCTGCGCAAGCACCTCGCGCAGCGGTTCGAGGTGCCCGAGCGGAACGTGCGGGTGTTGTCGCCGTACGTCGGCGGCGGGTTCGGCGGCAAGGCGATGGTGTGGGCGGGAACCCTGCTCGCGGTGCTGGCCGCGCGGGCCGTCGGCCGCCCGGTGCGGCTGGCGCTCAGCCGGGCCGCCGTCTACCGGACGGTCGGCGGGCGCACCCCGAGCACGCAGCGGGTCGCGCTCGGCGCGGACGCGGACGGCCGCCTCACGGCGATCGTGCACACCAGCGTCTCCAGGACCGGACGGGTCGGCGGCATGCCGGAGCCGATCACCTCCGCCACCCGGCACCTGTACGCCGCCCCGAACATCCACCTGCGCCAGCACCTCGTCCAGCTCGACCTGGTGTCCAACACCGCCATGCGCGCCCCCGGCGAGGCCATCGGCACGTTCGCGCTGGAGTCCGCCGTGGACGAGCTGGCCTGGCAGCTCGGCCTCGACCCGATCGAGCTGCGAATGCGCAACGAGCCCGAGCGCGACCCGGTGGACGGCAAGCGGTTCACCCGGCGGCTGGTGCGGGAGGCGTACGCGCTCGGGGCCGAGCGGTTCGGCTGGAGCGGGCGCGAGCCGCGCGCCGGGGCCATGCGGGACGGCCGGTGGCTGGTCGGCATGGGGGTCGCGACGGCCTACCACCCGTCGATGGTGCTGGCCGCGAGCGCCACCGTGCGGCTCGACGCGGCCGGCCGGGTCGTGGTGCGCTGCGGCATGCAGGAGATGGGCATGGGCGCGACGACCGTGCAGGCCCAGATCGCCGCCGACGAGCTGGGCGTGCCGCTGTCGTCGGTACGCGTCGAGTACGGCGACTCCGACCTGCCCGACAGCCCCGGCGCGGGCGGCTCGATGCAGACCGCGAGCGTCGCCGCCGCCGTGCTGGCCGCCTGCGACAAGCTGAAGCGTTCGGTGCTCGCCCTGGCCAGGCGCGCCCCCGGCTCGCCGCTGCGCGGGCAGCGGATCTCCCGGGTGGTGGCCCGCGACGGCGGGCTGTTCCACGGCGCGGCGGGGGAGACGTACGCCGCGATCCTCGCGCGGGCCGGCCGCGAGCACGTGACGGCCGAGGTCAAGGCCAACATGCCGGTCCTGCTCGCGCGGACCCTGCTGGAGCGCAGGCGGTGGGTGAAGGCGGCGTGCGGCGCGCACTTCTGCGAGGTGCGGGTGGACGCCGACACCGGCGAGGTGCGGGTCTCGCGCTGGCTCGGCGTCTTCGACGTCGGCCGGGTGATCAACGCCAAGACGGCGGCGAGCCAGCTCAGGGGCGGGATCGTGATGGGGCTCGGCATGGCGCTGGCGGAGGAGACGCTGGTCGATCCGCGTACCGGGCGGATCGTGAACCCGGGCCTCGCCGACTACCACGTCCCCGTGCACGCCGACGTGCCCCGCATCGACGTGCACTACCTGGACGAGCCGGACCCGAGGATGCCGCTCGGCCTGGTCGGCATCGGCGAGGTGAGCATCGCCGGGGTGGCCGCGGCGGTCGCGAACGCCGTGCGGCACGCCACCGGCAAGCGGGTCCTCGACCTGCCGATCACGCTGGACAAGGTGCTGTGA
- a CDS encoding ROK family protein — MSSSTPWCIVGLDNGGNANNATVLDGSGRFLVDGMVESPSRVREGPKAALQALAEAMERVLEVTGVRRSAVAGVGLDTPGPASADGVISSRGSTNFLHPEWAGFDIRTALEELLQLPVVYSNDANAAALYAHYTYFGPERAGRASSVSAIVGTGLGGGVVEAGQVVRGAAGMAGELGHIPLPSAGLLEDGQALPACNCGNAGDVESFASLTGIEKNLLPYWIAKYPDHPLAAEPLPVAARALRAYAEREDPLALSVFEQQAKALGMLFTIAANFTDPHAYFVGGGVVAAKARFREWLLERVRVHTALRVEQREAAVFALVPDLDMAGARGAAIAAREALATGEAVATGEAATTGEAVAVSPRPGVAPGPA; from the coding sequence ATGAGCAGCTCCACACCCTGGTGCATCGTCGGTCTGGACAACGGCGGCAACGCCAACAATGCGACCGTCCTGGACGGCTCCGGGCGGTTCCTGGTGGACGGGATGGTCGAGTCGCCCAGCAGGGTGCGGGAAGGGCCCAAGGCGGCGTTGCAGGCGCTGGCGGAGGCGATGGAGCGGGTGCTGGAGGTCACCGGGGTACGCAGGTCGGCGGTGGCGGGGGTGGGGCTGGACACTCCTGGGCCGGCCAGCGCGGACGGGGTCATCTCGTCGCGGGGGTCCACCAATTTCCTGCATCCGGAGTGGGCCGGGTTCGACATCCGGACGGCGCTCGAGGAGCTGCTGCAACTGCCCGTCGTGTACAGCAACGACGCGAACGCGGCGGCGCTCTACGCGCACTACACGTACTTCGGGCCGGAGCGGGCGGGACGCGCGTCGTCGGTGTCGGCGATCGTCGGGACGGGGCTGGGCGGCGGGGTCGTCGAGGCCGGGCAGGTCGTACGGGGGGCGGCGGGCATGGCCGGGGAGCTCGGGCACATCCCGCTTCCGTCGGCCGGGCTGCTGGAGGACGGGCAGGCGCTGCCGGCGTGCAACTGCGGGAACGCGGGCGATGTCGAGAGCTTCGCGTCGCTGACCGGGATCGAGAAGAATCTGCTGCCGTACTGGATCGCGAAATATCCGGATCATCCGCTGGCCGCCGAACCGCTTCCCGTGGCGGCCCGGGCGCTCCGGGCGTACGCGGAGCGGGAGGATCCGCTCGCGTTGAGCGTTTTCGAGCAGCAGGCCAAGGCGCTCGGGATGCTCTTCACCATCGCGGCCAACTTCACCGATCCGCACGCCTACTTCGTGGGCGGTGGGGTCGTGGCGGCCAAGGCGCGGTTCCGGGAGTGGCTGCTGGAGCGGGTGCGGGTGCACACGGCGCTGCGGGTGGAGCAGCGGGAGGCGGCGGTGTTCGCGCTGGTGCCGGATCTGGACATGGCGGGGGCTCGGGGGGCGGCCATCGCGGCCCGCGAGGCCCTCGCGACCGGCGAGGCCGTGGCAACCGGCGAGGCCGCTACGACCGGCGAGGCCGTCGCCGTCTCGCCTCGGCCAGGCGTGGCACCCGGCCCGGCGTAG